The DNA window CTACAGAATtctatgaattaaaaaaaattgctggTTATGTGATAGACAATATTCATTTATGATAACAATCATTTTTTTGAACACAGGTGTGCCCCAAGGTATGGTTGTTAGGCCTGAAATCTGACAATAATGTTGGAATCACTGTCGAATGCCCATGGACACTGGGTTGCTTCTCTACTAAGAGAccaaagccctttttagataggaactgtgcaaatttgcaggaaagcccaatcagtcttttttcagcatcggcagtataaaaacaaaatcagggagtgcagcaaaatgccgcctacctacttttgtttatacagaatgcgcctttttcggggcagtggggggcgtgagcaagtaacaaaacgtgtagctcaacATGTGACGCAAACAGTGACTTGgcgggaagccgcggctggtcagtcctttggtgattctctcataagtcggcccgtccttcaccgtccccgtcatctgacggttaatggcctcttcgtttgcgaggacaaggagggcgtgcaattccttgtctccccagttgctcatctttacagtgtctgtcaggtttgtgtttccctcttgctactagctgctcgctaattcctgctatcagctgtttcctgtttatccaccgccagtgggtcgcacgtgcagcgtcatcaacagctcctcccacaagtcatcaacagcccctcccgttgcagaaggccgccttggtctgtttaatCTAAAAGGGTTCccccaatatgtctaccctacgagggggaaaattgggcacctcagatcaactcgccaatccggctctgtgtgtctaagcactcgcagcttgctggcaaaatggcccaacattcgccgaaaatctggcagcgtAAAAGGAGCTAAAGTCTTCCAAACTGGAAGGAGCGTAAAGCAGCCTTCTTCACAGGGGACTCTTGGCTGAAGGAGTACCTGGAATTACTAAAGATGGACTGAGTGACCTGCCTGTTAAAAGACTTTGATAAGGCGCTGGCAGACCACTGGGATACTGTCTGTCCACTTTTGAAACAGTGGCTTCCAATATAAAGACTTGTACACAATGAATGTATGAGATCTGATGTATGTTACATATGCTACATTAACCATTTCATGTATTGTGGTCACTGCAATGGACCGctatttaaaagacattttcttGTATATGCATGGGTTTTGATGCTATAGTTGCATTTAATTCACTACAGTGGACTCTAGCGCATCATGCCATACACTGTCAACAGGTGTTGTCCATGCAACACAAAGCTctaaaaccaagatggctgatGGAAAGCAAAAAAATGTTGTGCAGCTCAAGAGTATCTCACCAGTCCTTCTGTAATAGGGAGCagagtctcactccgaagtcgtcgaaatccagtgcttggacagtgacttgcggcatcagaaaccaatgaaaaaaggcatccgATACGcggccagttgccgttatagtttaataaGATTGGGCTCCTTAAACACATACCTGTATGCACACATACCTAAACACATggctgcaaatacacacactccaAAACACACAATTAGTCTGTCAACTGTCAGGAAAGGCCAATCTGTAAAAGTACATTTTCAGATGAGATTTAAAGATGTGAACAGAGTCAGCTGATCTGATGCTCAGTGGGAGGCTGTTCCAGAGCCGAGGAGCCAGAACTGAAAAGGCTTGATCACCCTTTGTCTTTAACCTGGACTCTGGAACAGTTAGAAGACCCAGACCTGCAGACCTGAGGGGCCTGTTTGGATGAGAAGCTCAGTTATGTACTCCGGTGTCATTGAGATCATTGAGAGCTTTGTATGTGATTAAAAGAACTTTAAAATGGATTCTAAAAgagacaggaagccagtgcagggGGGCTAAAATAGGTATGATGTGTGAGGATTGTTGCGTTTTGGTCAAAACTCTAGCTGCTGAATTTTAAACATTATGGAGCTGATGTATGGCTCAACTGTTTAGGCAGGTGAACAAGGTGTTTAAAAATAATCAAGGTGGGAGGATGTAAGAGCATGAATGGTTTTCTCTGTTATTGAAGGACAGAAGTGACCTACATTTGGAAATGTTCCTCAGCTGGTAAAAACTAGACTTGACTACACTCTTAACATGTTGCTCCAGAATAACACCAGGTTTTTTACACCTGACGAGTGGCTGAATTTGTTTTGGAATATGTTCAAGGCCAGTGATGAGAACTTCTGTCTTTTCAGAGTTAAATTTTAAGATGTTTTGGGACACTCCAGCTTTTTATGTCACACTATGAAGAGAAGCTAATGTAATGGTGTCAGTGGGTTTAAAAGACAGGtagagctgtgtgtcatctgcgtagCTTTGGAAAGAGATGCTGTGATGATGTGTTATCTGTCCCAGGGGCAGCATATACAGGGTGAACATGGTGgtctctgtagatgaggacttgctccctgtgtagatataaacagctcattctaagataacaaaaacagaacactTGTTATTgtcaggtgattttacactaaagaaaacattataaaatattccatttctgccaatatgcccccctaaatcctgcacactggaccatTAAGGGATTATTTATGCCCTCCATCATCGTCAGGATCTGTGTTATAATGTAAATCTGATTCACCTCATACAGTCCGTGTGTCTCTCAGTGCTGCTGGCCCCGTGTGAACTGCAGTGTTTTGTCCTCACACAGAGCTTCTGTTTCCTGCAGCGGCCTCTGTTTCCTGTTGGCACCGAGCaccgatgatgatgatgatgatgatgatgatgatggaggtTAACGGCAGGCAGAGCCAGGCACCACGGGCAGCGGCCGGGCTGGACGCCAGCAGCAGGCAGCGGCGATGCTGAATCTGACCCAGAATAAAGAGAGAGGCCGGGGTCAGGCCGGGACACGGCGCTCGGGCCGATGCCCTCCACAACCTCCGAGCTTGAGTCCGTCTGGGAACGAAGCCAGGAAGCAGAGCTCTGAATCAGAGATGGATGAGCTTCTATCTGTGGACATTAATCAGGTTATCAGAGTCTGACCACATGATGTGAGGGGCTGCTGTCTGCTTCACCACCTGCACAGCCAGTGGTGGAATCTAACCAAGTGCATTTACTCATGTCCTGTAAAATTTAAAGTACTTGTACGTTACATGGGGGCTTTCTTCTTCTCAGgccactttatacttctactccactacatcttaGAAGGAAAAATCACTACctttatctgacagcttcagtCACTTtataaattaagatttttgcaataaatacatgaaaatgtgcagctgaaacaattagttgattgacagaaaattaactgGCAATTATTTGATGGttgaagtcatttttcatgtgaaaacattttatggttccagcttttcaaatgtaaagATTTACTGCTTTCCTTTTAATGTTAATAACTGTAATGCTGTAGTAATAATGTCGAGGTTTTATGCCATGGTTGGACAAAATACACATTGTGAAGATGTCGCTTTGGGCTCTGGGTCATTTATCACAGTTTTTAAAGAATTAATCGATCAATGGaggaaataatcagcagattaaagCTGGAGTAGGAAGTTTAATTGTGGCATCGAAATATTTTAGTTCAAATGGACTGAGAGAcgtctgcacctcctcttggctttGTTTTCaagctttagaaaatctaaccTGTGACAGAAGACTCTgcccaatcacaggtcatttcagagagagggggcGTTCCTACTGGCTGTTCTATAAATGCAGACCCGTGTGCACATCCCCTCAGAAGGTGAAAGAGTGAGTCAGTGGCAGAGAATCCTGCATTGCAACAGCTAGCCACagctgcctacactgcaaagcaacccaagtctgacaataaataaaattagtcagtatcagcaaaatgtgcagagacagagagaagatgttgctaatagtttaacCTTATGCTAACTGGAGACAAAGGCTCACGGCTGCTGCTTTAAGTTCACGTTTATGTGGCTTATGTTAGCCAGAGCCtggaatcacagtgtgtcctccgcctcactTCCCgccgctacagaccacctcgccgagcatggtctcactccaaagtcgtcaaaatccagcacttgggtaATGACTTGTGGCATTAGAAATcaacgaaaaaaggcatcctttaacgtcggcaagAGATGCAGCCGGTTGCCGTTAGTTTACGGGCGCCCAGCAGTGTCGGGGAAACCCGAACGGGACAGGCAttaaagttaaggcagcaaaagtccaagtggggcgggcaggagtggtggtggatggatccaacaaacaccgacttttaCCCGAGAGAGTGACAGGCAGCTGGAATTCAAGCTGCCTACACTCCTCCTGGTGAAGCAGTCCACAATGGCGGGTAGCGAGGCGGAGGGAACGTGGGATGGCCAGCTTGCTCACTTTTGTCTCATTCATAGTGTGATAAACGGAGCAGGGCAAGGATGGGCTGATTGAATGAGCTGTGTGCAACTCTATAATGAAATAAGATTATCTAAagcaatgtatgggaaacactgggtcacTGTATGAAGCACATGCATATGCCCGTGGTCGTCTTGGGGGAGGGGCttaggagagagaggggagagctgtAGGAGGAGGTTGTTTTTTCAAAttctgcctttaaaaaaaaattcagtcttTTCCAGATTTTCCCTAAATAATCATGAGTTAATAGTTCAAACTGAGCTCCACCTAAACCAACCACCACTGTAAAATCCTGCTGTCACATCAATGCACGAGTACATTACTTTATTGTCCACCTCAGTGGATTCAGgtacaaacagacacataatacaatacaccattaaaaatgtacaattttatAATATATGTTACAACAGTTCAAATTGGCAGGTAGGACCAATAAGTTATATAAAACGTGAAAGACAGCACATCTTCGTGTTCCTTGATACGGTCATTCGGCCTGTATGACATAGGGAATAAAGGACTTCTTATATATGCTCTGACTGGTTCTTGGGACCCTAAATCAATGCCCAGACGGGAGCAGCCATTCTGTATATAAGGTACAATTGCAGAGCAGGGGGACAGAGTGTTCTTGCCTTTAAGCCACCAtgggaggtagtaacagcacctgAACGATGtgtgtataaacaggacagccagcaggatgagtgtgacattttgacgacatgttatgtgtgcaacccatcgcaggagatttaaaaagtagctgttagcagttagcggctgtttcaaagaagaacagcagccgaaAATGAGGAAAATGTCTGTTCTGGGAAAATGATGAGAtttgggagctccttaccctccgagcagaggacaagatcagcgcACACGTAACcgagatggtaaatgattgttattgccatgtatgccattgttattgtttataaagttcTGCTGATGCATATGttgtatgtcacactagaggccgacactgttgtgttaaacGCCAGGCCTCATTTGATTGCATGATGctgccattgtttggttctgtgtaaaaatgcaaaggaggcataaagaagggacttagTAGCGGCTCTATAGCGCCATCTCTGTCTAGAAAAGGGCCATAAAATTTGATGATATCATAACAGTCACAGGGGATGTCTTttatacttttaatactttaagtacattttcctgattatacTTACATACTTTAACCTCAGTAACATTTTCAgagcaggacttttacttgtagcagagtatttttacagtgcagTTTAAGTACTTTTACTAATGGATCTTAAaaacttcctccaccactgcctgTGATAATTGCAGCTGAGGATACACTGAAGTTAGCCGTGTCAGATCAGAGAGTGGTGGTAATGTGCTGACCATGATTTACATGTAGCCCTGGAACCAACACATGTTGCAAATAGATATGCAAACTGGCCAAAGGAGATGCATATACTTTATGTAGCTAAGTGCCCAAGTCTGTTTCCCCATTGATTTGTGTTTCCCTTTACCCTAACCGAAACCCAACCTTACCTTAACCCAAACCCAGAAAGGCAGCACTGCAGGAAACAATATTTGTAGGGGAAACAGGCTTTGATACAAAACCTTTTTGACTTATTTTTGCCACCATGGTCCCAGAGCTCAGTAAATAATTTTGTGGGTACAATGTTATAACCACTGAGAGAAATGATGGACAAAATTACGAAGACCCAAATAAGTAATAAATGGGAAATGTTGTTAAATTTATTGAAGCACAGGTAGGAAATACATGTCTGAGTGTAAAAAGGAGTTGACAGTCCAGTAAATCCCAGAACAAATGAAGCTGTTACTGCAGCATGAGAGCGTCTGGCAGCTGGAGTAGAAACGTCCACACAGATCCACTTCTAGGGAATCCCTTCATCTGCCGCCGCGGCTTCCAGGTTTTACCGTCGACGGCGAACTCCAGAGTCATGCTCCTGTTGAGCGTGAGCACAGAGTCCCCTCTCACTACTGCTGTGAACAGTGAACCTTTGCTGTTGGCAAAGTGCCCGGGCAGAGACGACCACTGGCCTGAGCTCAGACTATAACAGTCCATCAGGCATCGCAGGAAGTCGTCCGACGGTCCGTTTCTCATGACGTACAGGTTGTCCCTGTGGCCGACCATGCAGTGGCCGTAGCTCTGCTTCCTGATCAGCGTGGTAACCAGCTGCCACTCATCTTTCCCTGAGAGGTACTCGTAGATCTCTGTGGTCTCCATCGGCTtccataaacacacaaatatcCTGCCCATGGCTTTGGTGCACGCTGCTCCTGCCGCCGGTCGTGGTAAATGAGCAGCAAACTCCCACCTTCCGGTCTTTACATCATATGTCTCCACAGATGACATCACCCTTCGCTCATACTCTCCTCCGATAGCGTAAAGACAACTGTCTATGCCCACGAGGCTGAGATTGTATCGCAGCTGCGCCGGACTGGAGATCCGGCCCCAGCTGTTGTTTTCGACGCTGTAGCAGAAACAAGAATCGACGACTTGTTTGTGAAGTCCGTGAACTCCTCCGATGATGTAAAGCTTGTTGTCTAAAACAGTCACTCCAGCCATGGAGGTGCTGGCCTCCAGTGGAAGATCTGTCAACACTTTCCAATTGTTGCTACTTTCATCCAGGTAGCACACCGTCCTGGAGGCGGCGTGCACGGTTTCATCCACGCCGCAGGTCACGTGAGCCCCGACGGCAACGAAAACACTTGGGCTCAAAGACTCCACGTAGGAGATCAGCTCTGATGGTAAGGATTTCTTCACCTCCGCCTCCAGGTCGGCGTACATGTTTCGGATGAACAGCGCAGCAGCGTGGTAAAGGTCCACGAGGCCGAAGGTTGCAGCCGTGTGATACATCAGCAAACAGTTTTCAGAATCAATGAGGTTGATGAGATGCTTAGTGAGCGGCGCCACCTGCAAGAAAGCAGCGCATTCGATGGCTTCAACAATGTCGTCGCCATCCAGGTCAGGCATCTCACCTCGTAAGACCGCCAAGGCGATGAGGAAGCCTCGAGCGCGCAGAGACTTGAGGTGGATC is part of the Epinephelus lanceolatus isolate andai-2023 chromosome 5, ASM4190304v1, whole genome shotgun sequence genome and encodes:
- the kbtbd13b gene encoding kelch repeat and BTB domain-containing protein 13, yielding MEDIFLSESCNVSARSSCDGADERYLSDRASAKLTIVVGDTHFSEEKMFLVQSCDYFRALYRSGMKECRQEEIHLKSLRARGFLIALAVLRGEMPDLDGDDIVEAIECAAFLQVAPLTKHLINLIDSENCLLMYHTAATFGLVDLYHAAALFIRNMYADLEAEVKKSLPSELISYVESLSPSVFVAVGAHVTCGVDETVHAASRTVCYLDESSNNWKVLTDLPLEASTSMAGVTVLDNKLYIIGGVHGLHKQVVDSCFCYSVENNSWGRISSPAQLRYNLSLVGIDSCLYAIGGEYERRVMSSVETYDVKTGRWEFAAHLPRPAAGAACTKAMGRIFVCLWKPMETTEIYEYLSGKDEWQLVTTLIRKQSYGHCMVGHRDNLYVMRNGPSDDFLRCLMDCYSLSSGQWSSLPGHFANSKGSLFTAVVRGDSVLTLNRSMTLEFAVDGKTWKPRRQMKGFPRSGSVWTFLLQLPDALMLQ